Below is a genomic region from Candidatus Rokuibacteriota bacterium.
CCACGGCGATGTCGTTGGAGATGTGATCCCCTCCGAGCGGGAGGATCCCCGTGTACCAGACGGCGCCGTCCCGGAACAGCGCCACGTCGGTGGTGCCCCCGCCCAGATCGATGAGCAGGATCCCCAGCTCCTTCTCCTCGGCCGAGACCACGGCCTCTGCGGAGGCCAGCGGTTCGAGCACGAGGTCCTGCACCTGCAGGCCTGCCCGGTTCACGCTCCGGATGACGTTCTGCACCGAGGTGACGGCGCCCGTGACGAGGTGTACCTCGACCTCGAGCCGTACCCCTGACATGCCCAGCGGCTCCTTGACGCCGTCCTGGTCGTCCACGACAAAGGTCTGCGGAAGGACGTGGATGACCTCGCGGTCCTGGGGAAGGTTGACGGCCTTGGCCGCATCCAGCGCGCGGTCGATGTCGGTCTGGCTGACTTCCCGGTGCTTGCCTGACACGGCCACGACACCCCGGCTGTTGAGCCCGCGGATGTGGCCCCCGGCCACCCCGGCCACCACGCCGGTGATCTCGATGCCCGCCATCTGCTCGGCCTCGGCCACCGCCTGCTTGATGGACTCCACGGTGGAGTCGATGTTGACCACCACGCCTTTGCGCAAGCCCCGGGAGGGGCTCACGCCGATGCCGACGATGTCGAGGCCCCCGGCGGGCGCCCACTCAGCGATCACGCAGCAGATCTTGGTCGTCCCCACGTCGAGTCCCGCGGTGATCTGCCTCCCCCTGGCTCTCGCCATGCGCCTCCTCACTTGACCGCGGGTCTCAGGACCACCTGGTCGCGGAAGCGCAGATCGATGGCGCTCACTGGCTGGCCCGAGGAGGCGACCTGCGCCAGCACGCTCAGGAGCCGCGCGATCCGGGCATCCCAGTCCTCGCCGCCGATCCGCACCTCGATCCCGTCCACGGTGTAGAGCACCGGGCCCTCGCTGCGGCTCACGTCGATCTCGGAGATCTGGCTGGTGAGGGGACTCCCGGAGCGCAGCAGCAGGCGGATCAGGGCGACGCCCGTCGCGAGCCGCCCCGAGGGCGCGCCCTGGGCCGCCGCGAGCTCCTCGGGCCCGAGCCCGCTGATCACGGGCAGCCCGACCGCCACGGCACGAGGCTCCTGGGCCATCGGCATCCCCTGCTCGTCGACCCAGTGGAGCTTGCCCGCGTGCACCAGCGTGAAGGGGCGGCGCTCGTCAACCACGATGGTGAGACGGTTCGGGAAGGCACGGATCACCTCGGCGCGGCGGACCTGGGGCAAGGTCTCCACGGCGAGGGCCGCGGCCCGCGGATCCACCCGAAACAGGTTCACGCCGGGGGCGAGCCCGGAGGCCGCGACGATCTCCGCACGGTCGAGACGGACATTGCCCTGCACCTCGATGCGGCCCACGGCGAAGCGGGGCGCGGTGAGGAGCCAGCCGGCCCCGAGGGCGCCGCTTCCCAGAATCGCGGCGCCGAGGGCCAGCACCAGCGCGGCGCGACCCAGCTGGCGCACGCGGCCGCCCGCCCGGAGGCGGGGGCGCCGCCGGCCCACGCGCTGGCGCGTGATCAGGGGGCTCGGGGTGGCCAGGTCTCCGAGCCCGTGCTCGGTCCCGCGCGGGGACAGGACGGACAGCCGTCCTGGCATCAGGCAGCCCCCCGCGTCCCGGCCTCGTTCATCCCTCTCCCACGATGCGAACCTCCGGCTCCAGGGTGATGCCGAACTGGTGCTGCACGCGCTCCCGCGTCGTCTCCATCAGCGCGAGGATGTCGGCTGCCGTGGCGCCGCCGCGGTTCACGATGAAGTTGGCGTGCTTGGCCGAGATCTCGGCGCCGTTGAGGCGCTTGCCCTTGAGCCCCACCTTCTCTACTAGCCGCCCGGCCGCCTCCCCCGGCGGGTTCTTCCAGACACAGCCAGCCGAGGCCAGCGCCAGGGGCTGCGTGGCCTTCTTCTGCTTGAGGCGCTGCTTGATCTCCTTCTGGATCTCCGCGTGCGGCCGCCGGTGCAGCCGCAGGCGCGCCCCGATGAGCACGGCCCCGGGGGGCGCGGCGAACATGCGGTAGCCGAAGGCGCCGGGCCCCGGCTTGAACTCGCCGAGCGCCCCGTCGGGGTGCAGGAAGTACACCGCCGAGACGAAATCACCGATCCACCCGTCGGGGGTGCCCGCGTTCATGGCCACGGCGCCGCCGATGGTGGCGGGGATCCCGACCAGGCACTCGAGGCCGCCAAGGTTGAGGGCCGCCGCCTCGCGGATGAGCCCGGACAGGCTCACGCTGGCGCCCGCCGCGGCCTCCTCCCCGTGGAACTCGGCGCGCCCCAGGCAGCCTTCGAGCTTGAGGACCACCCCGCGGATGCCGCGATCCCGGACCAGGAGGTTGTTGCCCCCGCCGATCACCTCCACGGCGAGCAACTCCTTGTCGGCGAAGGCCAGCGCCAGCCGGATGTCGTCCACGTCCTGGGGGACGATGAAGAAGTCGGCGGGCCCTCCGATGCGCAGGGACGTGTGGAAGCTGAGAGGCTCCTTGAACCGCACCTCGCCGCGGATCTCTCCAAGCATGCCCTACCTCCTGTTCGACGGGTCGCGAGCGTCGCCCAGGCGCGCCAGGAACTCGGCGCCCAGCTGGCCCACGTCACCGGCCCCGAGGGTGAGGACGAGGTCCCCGGGCCGGGTGGATTCGCAGAGATAGTCGAGGATGCCGTGCCGGTCACCGTCCAGGTAGAGGACCTCGCGATGGCCGTGGGCGGCGATGCCGTCGGCCAGATCACGCGCATGCACGCCCGGGATCGGCGCCTCGCCGGCGGGATAGATATCCATCACCAGGAGCACGTCGGACTGGTAGAAGGCCGTCAGGAACTCCTGGCGGAGGTGGTGCGTGCGGCTGTAGCGGTGCGGCTGGAACACCGTGATGACGCGCCGGTCGAAGCCGGCCTTGGCGGCAGCCAGGGTCGCCCGGATCTCGGCGGGGTGGTGGCCGTAGTCGTCCACCACCAGGACGCCTTGCGCCTCCCCCCGGACCTGGAAGCGGCGCTGGACGCCGGAGAAGCCCCCCAGCGCCCGCTGGATGCACGCGAACGGCACCTCGAGGTCGAGCCCAACGGCCACGGCGGCCAGGGCGTTGAGGACATTGTGGCGCCCGGGCACCTGGAGCGAGGCCGGCCCGAGCACCCGGCCGCGGTGAACCACCTCGAACTGAGCGTTGACTCCCGAGAACTGGAGCCGCCGCGCCGTGAGGTCGGCGCCCGACTCGAGCCCGTAGGTCACCACGCGCTTCTCGACGGTCGGGATCATCTGCTGGATGTTCGGCTGGTCGAGGCAGAGTACCGCCGCGCCGTAGAACGGCACCTTGTTGACGAAGTCCAGGAACGCGGCCCGGATCGCGTCGAGATCGGCGTAGTGGTCCAGGTGCTCGGCGTCCACCGTGGTGACCACGGCGATGGTGGGCGACAGCTTGAGGAAGGAGCCGTCGGACTCGTCGGCCTCGGCCACCAGGAACTCGCCCTGGCCGAGCCTGGCATTGGCGCCGAGCCCGTGCACGCGCCCGCCCACCACCACCGTGGGATCGAAGCCGCCCGCCCCGAGCACGGCCGCCACCATCGAGGTGGTCGTCGTCTTGCCGTGGGTGCCCGCGATGGCGATGCCGTACTTGAGCCGCATCAGCTCCGCCAGCATCTCGGCACGCGGGATCACCGGGATGCCGCGCTGCCGCGCGACCTGGACCTCGACGTTGTCGCGTGCCACGGCGGAGGAGTACACGACGACATGGGCGCCCTCCACGTGGACGGGCTGGTGGCCGGTGAACACCTTGGCGCCCAGGCGCTCCAGCCGCTCGATGGCCTCGCCGCGCCTCATGTCGGAGCCCGTGACGCGGTAGCCGAGAGTGAGCAGCACCTCCGCGATGCCGCTCATCCCGACGCCACCGATGCCGACGAAGTGGATCTGCTGATACTTCTTAAACATGGCTCGTCATCCGGCGCTCGCGTGCTGGGAGATGTTGAGCAGCACGCCGGCCGAGAACATGGTCATGAGCAAGGCCGATCCTCCGAAGGAGATGAAGGGCAACGGCAGCCCCTTGGTGGGGAGCGCCCCCATCACGACGCCCAGGTTCACCAGCGTCTGCGTGGCCACCAGCAGGGTGAGGCCGAGCGCCAGGTAGCTGCCGAAGGCGTCCGGCGCCCGGAGCCCCACCCGGAGCCCGCGCCAGATCACCACGGCGAACAGCAGGATCACGCCGAGCCCCCCCACGAGCCCCAGCTCCTCGCCGATGATGGCGAAGATGAAGTCGGTGTAGGGTTCCGGGAGGTAGAAGAGCTTCTGCTTCGACTCGCCGAGGCCGCGCCCGAGCCAGCCGCCGGAGCCCAGCGCCAGGAAGGACTGGATGATCTGGAAGCCGCTGCCCTGCGGATCATCCCAGGGGCGCACGAAAGCCACCATGCGCCGCCAGCGGTAGGGCGTCATGGTCACGAGCACCGCCACCACGGGGAGCGCTGCCATCACCACCACCGCCAGGTGGGAGGCACGCGCACCGGCCAGATAGGCCAGCGCCATGGCCAGGACGACGAGGGTGAGGCTGTTGCCGAGATCGGGCTGCAAGATCGTGAGCCCGGCCATGGCCCCCGCCACGAGCAGCGGCGGCAGGAGTCCCCGGCCGAAGCTCCGCACGGCCCCCGGGCGCCGGGTGAGGAAGGCCGCCAGGTAGAGCACGAGCGAGAGCTTGGCGAGCTCCACCGGCTGGAACGACAGCGGGCCCACGCGGAACCAGCGCCGCGTGCCATTGATGGACTGGCCGAAGGGCGGGACCAGCACCAGCACGAGGAGGACGAAGGACAGTGCCAGCAGCGGCACCACCAGCCGCGCGAGCGTCCGGTAATCGAGGCGCATCGCAGCCCAGAGGCAGCCGGCCCCCAGCAGCGCCCAGAAGAGCTGCTTCCGCAGGAAGAAGAGCGGATCGCCGAAGCGGTCGGCGGCGATGATGGCGCTGGCCGAGTAGACCATCACCACTCCGAAGAGGACCAGGGTCAGCACCACGCCGAAGAGCCAGGGGTCGGGGCTGAGCTTGCGGGGCATCAGCGCACCCCTCCCTGGTCGAGAGCCCGCACCGCGGCCTTGAAGACCTCGCCCCGGTGCTCGAAGTTCTGGAACATGTCCCAGGACGCGCATGCCGGGGAGAGGAGCACCACGTCCCCCGGCCGGGCGGCGGCCGCGGCGGCGGTGACGGCCGCCTCCAGGGAGGGGGCGTCCTCGATGACGATGCCGAGGCCGGCCAGGGCTCCGCGGACCCGGTCACGATCCTCCCCGAGCAGCACGGCGTGCCGGACCCGGCCGCGGGCGGCCGCAGCAAGCGGCGCGAAGTCCTGCCCCTTGCCCTTGCCGCCCGCGATGAGGACGACGGGCTCGGTGAAGCTCCCGAGGGCGGTGACGGTCGAGGCGACATTCGTCCCCTTGGAGTCGTTGTAGTAGGTCACCCCGCGGACGTCGAGGACGCGCTCGATCCGGTGCGGGACACCGCGGAAGGAGGCAATGCCCGTCCGGATCGCGCCGGGGTCCATGCCCGTCCACAGGGCGCAGGCCGCCGCCGCCAGCACGTTCTCCACGTTGTGCTGGCCGCGCAGCCGGATCTCCGACACGGGGCAGAGGGACTCCGGGCGGCCGTTGAGCCGGGCGACGACCCGATCGTCCTGGACGAACACCCCGTGAGCGAGCACTCGCCGGCGGCTGAACCATATCACGCGCGCCGCGGTCCGGGCGGCCAGGGCCGCCGTCGGCGCATCGTCGGCGTTGAGGACGGTGCAGTCGGCTTCCGTCTGCTGCGCGAAGACGCGGGCCTTGGCCTCGACGTAGCGCTCGAAGGTGCCGTGACGGTCCAGGTGGTCGGGAGTCAGGTTCAGCACCGCGGCCACCCGCGGCCGGAAGCGCCGGGTGGCCTCAAGCTGGAAGCTCGAGACCTCGGCCACCACGAGGCCGTCAGACCTCCAGTCGAGCGCCTGCGCCGACAGCGGGGTGCCGATGTTGCCCCCAACCAGCACCGGGCGCGGCTGGCTCCGGAGGATCTCGCCCGTGAGCGCGGTCGTGGTGGTCTTGCCGTTGGTCCCGGTGATGGCGATGACGTCCGACTCCATGACCCGCCACGCCAGCTCGAGCTCGCCGATCACCTCCACGCCCCGCGCGCGGACGGCGGCGAGCGCGGCCAGGTCGAAAGGCACGCCCGGGCTCACCACGACGAGGTCCGCCCCGCTGAAGGCGGCCGCCGGATGTCCACCCGCCCAGATGGCGTGTCCCTCGCGGGCGAGCGCCCGCGCCTCGACGGGCCAGGCGGCGAGCGGCGCCGCGTCGGAGGCGAGCACACGCCCGCCGAGGCGCGCCACGAGCCGGGCGGCGGCCACACCACTCCGGGCCAGGCCGACGACGGCCACAGTCTTGCCGTTGAGCCACTGCCGGTAGGCGACGCCGCGCATCAGACCGTCCCCACCATGTTCAACGTCACCATGTTCAACATGCCGTTCGGCATGTTGAGCGTGGGCGAGAGGGTCACGGCGCCCCGTGGCGTCGCGGCGGGCCGTCTCGTCGCGGCTGTGGGTCTCGTCGCGGCTTCCCGTGAGGTCGCGGCTGTCGGTCCGGTCGCGGCTCTCGGGCGTGACGGGGGTGTCGGTCCTGAGCATCTCATCGCCTCATCGGAGCTTGAGCGTGGTGAGCGCCAGGAGCGCCAGCATGAACGACACGATCCAGAAGCGGACGATGATCTTCGGCTCCGCCCAGCCGCAGAGCTCGTAGTGGTGGTGGAGCGGCGCCATGCGGAACACGCGGCGGCCGGTGAGCCTGAACGACACCACCTGGATGATCACCGATCCCGCCTCCACCACGTAGATGCCCCCGATGAGGGGCAGCAGCAGCTCGGCCTTGGTGAGCACCGCCAGCGTGCCGATGGCCCCGCCGAGCGCCAGCGATCCCACGTCCCCCATGAAGACCTGCGCCGGGTAGGAGTTGAACCAGAGGAAGCCCAGCGCCGCCCCCACCAGCGCGCCGCAGACGATCGTCAGCTCGCCGGTGCCCTTGACGTTCAGGATGCGCAGGTACTCCGCGGCGCGGAAGTTGCCGGTCAAGTACGCGATGACCGC
It encodes:
- the ftsA gene encoding cell division protein FtsA is translated as MARARGRQITAGLDVGTTKICCVIAEWAPAGGLDIVGIGVSPSRGLRKGVVVNIDSTVESIKQAVAEAEQMAGIEITGVVAGVAGGHIRGLNSRGVVAVSGKHREVSQTDIDRALDAAKAVNLPQDREVIHVLPQTFVVDDQDGVKEPLGMSGVRLEVEVHLVTGAVTSVQNVIRSVNRAGLQVQDLVLEPLASAEAVVSAEEKELGILLIDLGGGTTDVALFRDGAVWYTGILPLGGDHISNDIAVGLRTPTADAEELKKRHGCALTALVREDETIEVPSVGGRKPRHLSRQILSEIVQPRVEEIFTLVARDLARAGLQDVASAGVVVTGGTSIMHGVPELAEQVFDLPVRQGLPAGVGGLADVVQSPIYATAVGLGLYSAQGRKGAAPLDGGEGPLGERVRAWLGRLF
- a CDS encoding FtsQ-type POTRA domain-containing protein; this encodes MPGRLSVLSPRGTEHGLGDLATPSPLITRQRVGRRRPRLRAGGRVRQLGRAALVLALGAAILGSGALGAGWLLTAPRFAVGRIEVQGNVRLDRAEIVAASGLAPGVNLFRVDPRAAALAVETLPQVRRAEVIRAFPNRLTIVVDERRPFTLVHAGKLHWVDEQGMPMAQEPRAVAVGLPVISGLGPEELAAAQGAPSGRLATGVALIRLLLRSGSPLTSQISEIDVSRSEGPVLYTVDGIEVRIGGEDWDARIARLLSVLAQVASSGQPVSAIDLRFRDQVVLRPAVK
- the murB gene encoding UDP-N-acetylmuramate dehydrogenase, whose product is MLGEIRGEVRFKEPLSFHTSLRIGGPADFFIVPQDVDDIRLALAFADKELLAVEVIGGGNNLLVRDRGIRGVVLKLEGCLGRAEFHGEEAAAGASVSLSGLIREAAALNLGGLECLVGIPATIGGAVAMNAGTPDGWIGDFVSAVYFLHPDGALGEFKPGPGAFGYRMFAAPPGAVLIGARLRLHRRPHAEIQKEIKQRLKQKKATQPLALASAGCVWKNPPGEAAGRLVEKVGLKGKRLNGAEISAKHANFIVNRGGATAADILALMETTRERVQHQFGITLEPEVRIVGEG
- a CDS encoding UDP-N-acetylmuramate--L-alanine ligase, which produces MFKKYQQIHFVGIGGVGMSGIAEVLLTLGYRVTGSDMRRGEAIERLERLGAKVFTGHQPVHVEGAHVVVYSSAVARDNVEVQVARQRGIPVIPRAEMLAELMRLKYGIAIAGTHGKTTTTSMVAAVLGAGGFDPTVVVGGRVHGLGANARLGQGEFLVAEADESDGSFLKLSPTIAVVTTVDAEHLDHYADLDAIRAAFLDFVNKVPFYGAAVLCLDQPNIQQMIPTVEKRVVTYGLESGADLTARRLQFSGVNAQFEVVHRGRVLGPASLQVPGRHNVLNALAAVAVGLDLEVPFACIQRALGGFSGVQRRFQVRGEAQGVLVVDDYGHHPAEIRATLAAAKAGFDRRVITVFQPHRYSRTHHLRQEFLTAFYQSDVLLVMDIYPAGEAPIPGVHARDLADGIAAHGHREVLYLDGDRHGILDYLCESTRPGDLVLTLGAGDVGQLGAEFLARLGDARDPSNRR
- the ftsW gene encoding putative lipid II flippase FtsW — protein: MPRKLSPDPWLFGVVLTLVLFGVVMVYSASAIIAADRFGDPLFFLRKQLFWALLGAGCLWAAMRLDYRTLARLVVPLLALSFVLLVLVLVPPFGQSINGTRRWFRVGPLSFQPVELAKLSLVLYLAAFLTRRPGAVRSFGRGLLPPLLVAGAMAGLTILQPDLGNSLTLVVLAMALAYLAGARASHLAVVVMAALPVVAVLVTMTPYRWRRMVAFVRPWDDPQGSGFQIIQSFLALGSGGWLGRGLGESKQKLFYLPEPYTDFIFAIIGEELGLVGGLGVILLFAVVIWRGLRVGLRAPDAFGSYLALGLTLLVATQTLVNLGVVMGALPTKGLPLPFISFGGSALLMTMFSAGVLLNISQHASAG
- a CDS encoding UDP-N-acetylmuramoyl-L-alanine--D-glutamate ligase yields the protein MRGVAYRQWLNGKTVAVVGLARSGVAAARLVARLGGRVLASDAAPLAAWPVEARALAREGHAIWAGGHPAAAFSGADLVVVSPGVPFDLAALAAVRARGVEVIGELELAWRVMESDVIAITGTNGKTTTTALTGEILRSQPRPVLVGGNIGTPLSAQALDWRSDGLVVAEVSSFQLEATRRFRPRVAAVLNLTPDHLDRHGTFERYVEAKARVFAQQTEADCTVLNADDAPTAALAARTAARVIWFSRRRVLAHGVFVQDDRVVARLNGRPESLCPVSEIRLRGQHNVENVLAAAACALWTGMDPGAIRTGIASFRGVPHRIERVLDVRGVTYYNDSKGTNVASTVTALGSFTEPVVLIAGGKGKGQDFAPLAAAARGRVRHAVLLGEDRDRVRGALAGLGIVIEDAPSLEAAVTAAAAAARPGDVVLLSPACASWDMFQNFEHRGEVFKAAVRALDQGGVR